One genomic window of Erinaceus europaeus chromosome 19, mEriEur2.1, whole genome shotgun sequence includes the following:
- the IL10 gene encoding interleukin-10: MPSSAILYCLVFLAAAGASQGHNTHSESSCMHFPASLPHMLRELRAAFERVKMFFQMKDQLDNMLLNESLLEDFKGYLGCQALSEMIQFYLEEVMPRAENHGPDIKEHVNSLGEKLKTLRLRLRRCHRFLPCENKSKAVEKVKDAFSKLQEKGVYKAMSEFDIFINYIETYMTMKM, from the exons ATGCCCAGCTCAGCGATACTATATTGCCTGGTCTTCCTGGCTGCAGCGGGGGCCAGCCAAGGCCACAACACCCATTCTGAGAGCAGCTGCATGCACTTCCCAGCCAGCCTTCCCCACATGCTCCGAGAGCTCCGAGCTGCCTTCGAAAGGGTTAAGATGTTCTTT CAAATGAAGGACCAGCTGGACAACATGCTACTGAACGAATCTTTGCTAGAAGACTTTAAG GGTTACCTGGGCTGCCAAGCGTTGTCAGAGATGATCCAGTTTTACCTGGAGGAGGTGATGCCACGAGCTGAGAACCATGGCCCAGACATCAAGGAGCATGTGAACTCTCTGGGGGAAAAACTGAAGACCCTCAGGCTGAGGCTGCGACGCTGT CATCGATTCTTGCCCTGTGAAAATAAAAGCAAGGCAGTGGAGAAGGTGAAGGATGCCTTTAGTAAG CTCCAAGAGAAAGGAGTTTACAAAGCCATGAGTGAGTTTGACATCTTTATCAACTACATAGAAACCTACATGACAATGAAGATGTAA